A genomic stretch from Aminobacter aminovorans includes:
- a CDS encoding PLP-dependent aminotransferase family protein: protein MSVDHLRAKLSGSGPALFFPDPEVPAIFNFDQGLAAPETFPTEDLVRLARKALDEHGAKVLDYFDPATGYEELVFGFKGLRKEIADRIERTQGKQLGTLGVILTSGSVQGIALAANGYVNPGDVVVAEAASFPYALRFMQMAGGDLRTVPVDDHGMDIDKLEALLKKVKAEGKKVKVVYTIPTFQTPTCTEMSVPRRKQLLKLASEHDFLVIEDNVYGDLRFAGEELPTLLSLDTDERVIQCGSFSKVVAPALRLGWIAGPAAAIEPIAAVRQDLGVGQWHARVMTSYISEGLLDEHIAEVNKVYKSKAETAARAVRDYCGNYVTFRMPQGSFYLWLEIDERVDWQRAAELSAREGIFFRPGERFMGESDGRQFLRLAYSHVSEDIIERGIKKLGEILRACARVPA from the coding sequence ATGTCTGTCGATCATCTGCGCGCCAAGCTCTCCGGTTCCGGGCCGGCGCTGTTTTTCCCGGATCCCGAAGTGCCGGCGATCTTCAATTTCGACCAGGGACTGGCAGCGCCCGAGACGTTTCCCACCGAGGACCTCGTTCGTCTCGCCCGCAAGGCGCTCGACGAGCACGGCGCCAAGGTGCTCGACTATTTCGACCCGGCCACCGGTTATGAGGAGCTGGTCTTCGGCTTCAAGGGCTTGCGCAAGGAGATCGCTGACCGCATTGAACGCACCCAGGGCAAGCAGCTCGGCACTCTTGGCGTCATCCTGACCTCGGGTTCGGTGCAGGGCATCGCCCTTGCCGCCAATGGCTACGTCAATCCGGGCGACGTCGTCGTCGCCGAGGCGGCGTCCTTCCCTTATGCGTTGCGCTTCATGCAGATGGCCGGCGGCGACCTGCGCACAGTGCCGGTCGACGACCACGGCATGGACATCGACAAGCTCGAAGCCTTGCTGAAAAAAGTCAAAGCCGAGGGCAAGAAGGTCAAGGTCGTCTACACCATCCCGACCTTCCAGACGCCGACCTGCACCGAGATGTCGGTGCCGCGCCGCAAGCAACTGCTTAAGCTCGCCAGCGAGCACGACTTCCTCGTCATCGAGGACAATGTTTATGGCGACCTGCGTTTCGCCGGCGAGGAGTTGCCGACCCTGCTTAGTCTCGACACCGACGAGCGCGTCATCCAGTGCGGCAGCTTCTCCAAGGTCGTGGCGCCTGCACTGCGGCTCGGCTGGATCGCCGGTCCGGCCGCAGCCATCGAACCCATCGCCGCCGTGCGCCAGGATCTCGGCGTCGGCCAGTGGCATGCCCGCGTCATGACGTCGTACATCTCGGAGGGACTGCTCGACGAGCATATCGCCGAGGTCAACAAGGTCTACAAGAGCAAGGCCGAGACGGCGGCGCGCGCCGTGCGCGACTATTGCGGCAACTACGTCACCTTCCGCATGCCGCAGGGCTCGTTCTATCTCTGGCTCGAAATCGACGAGCGCGTCGACTGGCAGCGCGCCGCCGAGCTTTCGGCGAGGGAAGGCATCTTCTTCCGCCCCGGCGAACGTTTCATGGGCGAAAGCGACGGCCGCCAGTTCCTGCGCCTTGCCTACAGCCATGTCAGCGAAGACATCATCGAGCGCGGCATCAAGAAGCTCGGCGAGATCCTCAGAGCTTGTGCCCGGGTTCCGGCATGA
- a CDS encoding Coenzyme F420 hydrogenase/dehydrogenase, beta subunit C-terminal domain, whose translation MRAAASIEEIVERGLCTGCGACASLLGGDALRMDMSPEGFMRPRGQRPLDKGEQQAVLEICAGRAQHGAAPAEAKPHRIFGAMLHLAKGHATDKEIRFRSATGGVLTALAVYLVESGEVDGVLQIGVASDNPLHNEPRFNTTREQIVASSGSRYGPSAPLKDIAALLDSGRRFAFVGKPCDVATLRNLALVDPRVDLQIPYMLAMVCGGNPSIAATYNIVRRFGEDHRDVDEFRYRGHGWPGRTYLHTRQGRAHSQSYDETWFSNLTYELMFRCKICADGTGEHADVVAGDCWVMEDGKPSHREAGDGWNMHIARTVRGRQLIEDALVAGYIHEEAFSVAELEAMHDDHGTKKRSVLWRLAGLALTGQPFPCYGGLRVVQAGLAASWRERWAAFRGTLARSLKRRNRESPITSGTFVPDTKTS comes from the coding sequence ATGCGTGCTGCGGCAAGCATCGAGGAGATTGTTGAGCGTGGGCTTTGCACCGGCTGCGGCGCTTGCGCGAGCCTGCTCGGAGGCGACGCCCTGCGCATGGATATGTCGCCTGAAGGCTTCATGCGGCCGCGCGGCCAGCGCCCGCTCGACAAGGGCGAGCAGCAGGCGGTGCTGGAGATATGTGCCGGGCGCGCGCAGCACGGCGCGGCACCAGCCGAGGCCAAGCCGCACCGCATTTTCGGCGCGATGCTGCATCTCGCCAAGGGCCATGCGACCGACAAGGAGATTCGCTTCAGGAGCGCCACCGGCGGCGTGCTCACCGCGCTCGCGGTCTATCTGGTCGAAAGCGGCGAGGTCGACGGCGTGTTGCAGATCGGCGTCGCAAGCGACAACCCGCTGCACAACGAACCGAGGTTCAACACCACGCGCGAGCAGATCGTTGCCTCTTCGGGCTCCCGCTACGGGCCGTCGGCGCCGCTGAAGGACATCGCAGCGCTGCTCGACAGCGGCCGCCGCTTCGCGTTCGTCGGCAAGCCCTGCGACGTCGCCACCTTGCGCAACCTGGCGCTTGTCGATCCGCGCGTCGACCTGCAGATCCCCTATATGCTGGCGATGGTCTGCGGCGGCAATCCCAGCATTGCCGCCACCTACAACATCGTCAGGCGCTTCGGCGAGGACCACCGCGACGTCGACGAGTTCCGCTATCGCGGCCATGGCTGGCCCGGTCGGACCTATCTGCACACGCGGCAGGGCAGGGCGCACAGCCAGAGTTATGACGAGACATGGTTCTCTAATCTCACCTACGAGCTGATGTTCCGCTGCAAGATCTGCGCTGACGGCACAGGCGAGCACGCCGACGTCGTCGCCGGCGATTGCTGGGTCATGGAGGATGGCAAGCCGAGCCATCGCGAGGCCGGCGACGGCTGGAACATGCACATTGCCCGAACCGTACGCGGCAGGCAGTTGATCGAGGATGCGCTCGTCGCCGGCTACATCCATGAGGAGGCGTTCTCCGTTGCCGAACTCGAAGCCATGCATGACGACCACGGCACCAAGAAGCGCTCGGTGCTGTGGCGGCTCGCCGGTCTCGCCCTGACCGGTCAGCCATTCCCCTGTTATGGCGGGCTTCGGGTGGTCCAGGCCGGCCTTGCCGCCAGCTGGCGCGAACGCTGGGCAGCCTTCCGCGGCACGCTCGCCCGCTCGCTCAAGCGCCGCAACCGCGAGAGCCCGATCACCTCGGGGACCTTCGTCCCGGACACCAAGACAAGCTGA
- a CDS encoding LysR family transcriptional regulator: MVLRNLAKLDLNLLHVFEAVYGEASITRAAETLNVTQPAVSNSLARLRDIFGDQLFVRARQGIAPTPLAETLIGPVREALTALDRTLARHERFDPLASERIVSFSMSDYAEAVVLGPFVGELNRLGSRLTVRNRFLAERDLFPGLASGEIDFAVESHPLAEDGFGQRLLFSDEFVCVMRRGHPAATEPFTIERYMALSHLHISNRPRFANLVDGALARMKLKRQVAVHLEHCLAAAAILSRSDLCLTIPTSFVRHFLPEDGFVALPRPFRMPPLQTWLYWHPASEGSPAHDWVRGVLDDCFPDACRDHSG, from the coding sequence GTGGTCCTGCGCAATCTGGCAAAGCTCGACCTCAACCTGTTGCATGTCTTCGAGGCCGTCTACGGCGAGGCCAGCATCACCCGTGCCGCCGAAACGCTCAACGTCACCCAGCCCGCCGTCTCCAACAGCCTGGCGCGCCTGCGCGACATCTTCGGCGACCAGCTTTTTGTCCGCGCCCGGCAGGGTATCGCGCCGACGCCGCTCGCCGAAACGCTGATCGGCCCCGTCCGCGAAGCACTCACCGCGCTCGACCGCACCCTCGCCCGGCACGAGCGCTTCGATCCGCTCGCCTCCGAGCGCATCGTCTCCTTCAGCATGAGCGACTATGCCGAGGCGGTGGTGCTCGGGCCGTTCGTCGGCGAGCTGAACCGGCTGGGATCGAGGTTGACGGTCCGAAACCGTTTCCTCGCCGAGCGCGACCTGTTTCCCGGCCTGGCCTCGGGCGAGATCGACTTCGCCGTCGAGTCGCATCCGCTGGCCGAGGATGGTTTCGGCCAGCGCCTGCTGTTCAGTGACGAATTCGTCTGTGTCATGCGCCGGGGCCATCCGGCGGCGACCGAGCCCTTCACCATCGAGCGCTACATGGCGCTCAGCCACCTGCACATCTCCAATCGCCCGCGCTTTGCCAATCTGGTCGACGGCGCGCTGGCCCGGATGAAGTTGAAGCGGCAGGTGGCGGTGCATCTCGAACATTGCCTGGCCGCTGCCGCCATCCTGTCGCGCAGCGACCTCTGCCTCACCATTCCGACCTCCTTCGTCCGGCACTTCCTGCCCGAAGATGGTTTCGTTGCGCTGCCCCGGCCTTTCCGCATGCCGCCGCTTCAGACCTGGCTCTACTGGCACCCGGCCTCTGAAGGCAGCCCGGCGCATGATTGGGTTCGCGGCGTGCTCGACGATTGTTTTCCGGACGCCTGCCGGGATCACTCAGGCTGA
- a CDS encoding MarR family winged helix-turn-helix transcriptional regulator → MSSAELKSAFFDELLKVNRKLRTMFDARVKERGLTLARARLMMQIAKCEGKTQAELAEQMQIEQPSLVGLIDGLEKKGLVVRCTTDGDRRTKRIFLTPTARREADSMFADVAELRCLVLTGVDDADIESATRVLRVLSENIGAAAED, encoded by the coding sequence ATGAGCAGCGCCGAGCTGAAGAGCGCGTTTTTTGACGAATTGCTGAAGGTCAACCGCAAGCTCAGGACGATGTTCGACGCGCGGGTGAAGGAGCGCGGCCTGACGCTGGCGCGCGCCCGACTGATGATGCAGATCGCCAAATGCGAGGGCAAGACGCAGGCCGAGCTGGCAGAGCAGATGCAGATCGAGCAGCCCTCGCTGGTCGGGCTCATCGACGGGCTGGAGAAGAAGGGGCTGGTGGTGCGCTGCACCACCGACGGCGACCGGCGCACCAAGCGCATCTTTCTGACGCCGACGGCGCGGCGCGAGGCCGACAGCATGTTCGCCGACGTCGCCGAGCTGCGCTGCCTGGTGCTTACCGGTGTTGACGACGCCGACATCGAAAGCGCGACCCGCGTGCTGCGCGTGCTGAGCGAGAACATTGGCGCGGCGGCCGAGGACTGA
- a CDS encoding flavin reductase family protein yields MDFDFAELPEMDRYRLLTNFVGPRPIALVTTIDEHGCNNAAPMSFFNVFSHEPPLLILGMQTRPDGTAKDTVANIRRSGEFVVHMVDMAIASEMIVTGINFPADVDEIELAGLTSTPSKKVAAPRIEESPCAMECRVSQILDYGRRTIVIGEVVQMYVRDDCLDERGRYVRPEVYQPIARLHADNYIVAADQFVLKRPAELFPQEEKAANAAPKSEKVIG; encoded by the coding sequence ATGGATTTCGATTTCGCCGAGCTGCCCGAAATGGACCGCTACCGGCTGCTCACCAACTTCGTCGGACCGCGCCCCATCGCGCTGGTCACCACCATCGACGAGCATGGCTGCAACAACGCCGCGCCGATGAGCTTCTTCAACGTCTTCTCACATGAGCCGCCGCTGCTCATCCTCGGCATGCAGACCCGTCCTGATGGCACCGCCAAGGACACCGTCGCCAACATCCGCCGCTCCGGCGAGTTCGTCGTCCACATGGTCGACATGGCGATTGCCAGCGAGATGATCGTCACCGGCATCAACTTCCCCGCCGACGTCGACGAGATCGAGCTCGCCGGCCTGACCAGCACGCCGTCGAAAAAGGTCGCGGCACCCCGCATCGAGGAATCGCCCTGCGCCATGGAGTGCCGTGTGTCGCAGATCCTCGATTATGGCCGCCGCACCATCGTCATTGGCGAGGTCGTGCAGATGTATGTTCGCGACGACTGCCTCGATGAGCGCGGCCGCTATGTCCGGCCCGAGGTCTACCAGCCGATCGCCCGTCTCCACGCCGACAACTACATCGTTGCCGCCGACCAGTTCGTGCTCAAGCGCCCGGCCGAGCTTTTTCCTCAAGAAGAAAAAGCCGCCAATGCCGCCCCGAAGTCGGAAAAGGTCATCGGCTGA
- a CDS encoding GntR family transcriptional regulator has product MDAEAGMRHATDQEIYEKIWSAIAERQIGPGTRLKEEQLADIFGASRARIRHVLQNLARDGLITLVPNRGAFVSKPSIEEARDVFFARRTIEERLVERLCATIDAAGIARLGEHVDQERKAHQGGDLAGAIRLSGAFHMLIAELAQSQILATLLRDLVSRTSLIMAMYQQKEIQNCGPDEHAAIVQSITARDAKAALAVMHHHLAHIENQLDLESERVLARDLEDILGL; this is encoded by the coding sequence ATGGACGCTGAAGCAGGCATGCGGCATGCCACCGATCAGGAAATCTACGAGAAGATCTGGAGCGCCATCGCCGAGCGGCAGATCGGCCCCGGCACGCGGCTGAAAGAAGAGCAGCTTGCCGACATCTTCGGCGCCAGCCGGGCACGCATCCGCCATGTGCTGCAGAACCTCGCCCGCGACGGCCTGATCACACTGGTTCCCAATCGCGGTGCGTTCGTATCCAAACCGTCGATCGAGGAAGCGCGCGATGTGTTCTTCGCCCGCCGCACCATCGAGGAAAGGCTGGTCGAGCGGCTGTGCGCGACCATCGACGCCGCCGGAATCGCTCGGCTGGGCGAACATGTCGACCAGGAGCGCAAGGCCCACCAGGGCGGCGACCTCGCCGGTGCGATCAGGCTCTCGGGCGCGTTCCACATGCTGATCGCCGAGCTGGCGCAATCGCAGATCCTCGCCACCCTGCTGCGCGATCTGGTTTCGCGGACGTCGCTGATCATGGCGATGTACCAGCAGAAGGAAATCCAGAACTGCGGCCCCGACGAGCATGCGGCGATCGTGCAGAGCATCACCGCGCGCGACGCCAAGGCGGCACTTGCCGTCATGCACCACCACCTCGCCCATATCGAAAACCAGCTCGATCTCGAAAGCGAACGCGTGCTCGCGCGCGACCTGGAAGACATTCTGGGGCTGTAG